Genomic DNA from Chanos chanos chromosome 6, fChaCha1.1, whole genome shotgun sequence:
TTCGTCACAAATGTAATCATAATTACCTTCTGAAGAGACTCAAATTCCCCCATCTTAGCCAATTTAAATCAAGCCAGGGGTGATTACATCATACCATATTTTCTGACAGTGAACAGTTTATAAACTTACTAACTGATCCCAATCTGTGGTAGATAAGATTACTCGCATCATCTTTGAGACAGCAGACTCACAACTGGTGCCCTGTATTTCAAGGTGTCAGATCAATtcaatgtctttctttcttttttccattgaCAAGCTCAGATAAGACAGAGAGCATACATCGCTGAGAAATGATATTTGTTCCTTTCTATCTACCTTTTACTCATGTTAAAATACAACTATTACAGTTACAACTgacctccttttctcctctttcccatTTATGATTTGCAGTTGGTAGACTTTGCATTAAAATTTTGAGTATGATTCATGGAGCCATGTTCAATAGTAGCATAACAACCGTCACTGAATTCATCATTTTGGGATTCCCAGGACTCCTGCCCCAGTATCATGGACCAGTCGGAGCACTTTTATTCCTCATCTATCTAATGCTTGCaactggaaatgttttcatCGTCATGTTTGTAGCCTCTGAGAGAAGCCTTCAAAAACCAACCTATCTTATTTTCTGTAACCTTGCGATGTCAGACCTTGCATTTGGAACAGTCACTTTGCCAAAAGTCATTGCAAGGTACTGGCTCTCAGATAGAATAATCTCATACAGTGCATGCTTTACTCAGAtgttttttgtccattttttggGGGCTAATAATTCATTACTTATGTCATTATTGGCTCTTGACCGATTCATTGCCATATGCAACCCTCTCAGATATCCCTCTCTAATTACAAATCGCTCTATTTTAAAATTGTGCACAATTTCATGGGTATTTACAGTTGTATGTATGGTTGTAATTGTTAATGGAGCCCTTTCCATGCCTTACTGTGGTCCAAATATTATAACCCAATGTTACTGTGATCATACTTCAATAACTAAACTTGCATGTGCTGACATTACAAGGGTAAAAACCTTTGCATTTGGTATAGCTATGTTCGTTCTCATGGGTCCCTTCACTTTTATCATATTCTCTTACATATTCATAATAGCATCTGTCTCCAAAATCTCCAGCTCAGAGGGGCGATATAAGACATTTTCAACATGCAGCCCTCAGCTAATGATTATATGCCTTTATTATCTGCCTAGATGTGTTGTTTACATATATGACATGAGTGTTGAAATCAATGCAAACATTCGTATTATGTTGATTATGTGGTATAGCTTATTTCCTTCTGTTGTGAATCCAGTCATATACTGCTTTCGAACAAAGGAAATCAAAGATATTctaaaaaggaaaattaaaacCAGACTAATTGCAATTAAGTAAAAATCCCTTTTTTGGCTGAATAAGATGATCAAGATAAGGAACTGTAATCATAACACAGTTACTACACAGTTACTCCTTtcaataaatgaaaattcacaTTGCAGGTTATTGTATAAATGCATAATTTGAAGCAGTATGTAAATGATAGGCATGTTTTTTGGTCTTGCTTGAGTCGGTGTCACATTAGTCTTCCTTGGGAAATATCATGGTAACGAATTTTTTCTTCAGTCCAGTAAATTCACTGAAACCTCATACATATCCGTTTTGGGCATTTTCCTGCTTTAAAGCAAAGGTAAAAGTTGCTTTAGTATTTCGATTTCACGCAAAATGTCAGCTAAACCAGATAATAAAGGACCACATGATGaatctcttctgtgttttcctgttctGATTTCTGAAAATTTCTGGGTCAGGTCATTGTTTTCCTCACTTAAAAAGGCAGTTAAAATAGCTGTAACAAATCACTAATCAGGATATCATTCATCCAATATCCTCAAATGTGCTTTTCTAAACAATGTGACACAAGTGGGCAAGTTTTCGATCACAGCTGTTGTCAATAGAAACAGGCTAGTGAGGAATCATTATATGAAAAATCTGTAAAATTATTTCTCTAAGACACCCCAATCACACATCCCTATTACATCTTTTCATGGTCATGTGCACACTGAAAGTTGCcctatgaaaaaaagaaaagaaaagaaaaacaaaacaaaacaaagcaaaacaactcCCAAAGACTGCCGCAAGTGGCCAAGATGTTCGAGCCAGGAtgtatgcaagtatgagaatgagaatgactTCTGGGATTGGCATGAGATAAACCAAGATTTCTTGTGAGCAAATGTGATACCCCCATGCTGGCAAGACAGCCTTTgaacaagaaaatgaaattatttaattGTCCTTTCTTTGAAAATAGTGTCAAGAATGATTAGGCTTCTATTTTTGGTGTATTTAACATATGTCACCAAAATTTCTTTCTAATAATATTCTTCATCGTTTCCTCGTTATATGTGTACCCTCTAAAAAAGATGTGGTTGAAGCTTATTATTTAACATGAAGCAAAAGAACAAATTCAGCTGCAATGGACATATCAGAGACAGAAGATCTTATGCAGCAGGTTAAATATCAGACCAGCTGCAGGATTACGAATATGAATACAAATACCTTTATTGTTATTGTACACGTGCAACGAGATTCAGTCACCTAACTGTGCTATGTATTGATAAATCCATGGTGTTGTCTGTGGTGCTGAAGTAGCAGACAGATTTATAAttgtgcctttttctctcaATCCCACCCTTCTGTCAGTTTTGTCTTGGATCTATAATATTCTCTAAGCTATATACTATAAATATTCAATTCTATACTATATTGTAGcttatatactctatagagtagtgtcaccTTCATGATCAAACACAAGTAGCAACGTGTAGTTGAGGAAGAGCAAGAAGAACATAGAGACGCACTTCTGCTTGTAGTTTTCCTATAATATTCTTTTAATATTTCTATGATCATTCAGCAGCATCTGTGGTGCTGAAAATACACCCCAGACCAATCAACCTCTATAACAAAATATGTCAGGGGAGACATGACTACAGATATAGTTTCATAAACTATAGATTATAAAATATAGATTATAAAAAGTCAATTGTAGAGACAAGAAAGATAACTGGATAAAATGGAATTGTAGAATTAGAAAAGTCACAATTACGTTTAAGACATCCTGCAACAATGTCCTTTGGGAGGTgtacatggatgtgtgtgttggttggtggtgtgttggttggtggtttgggagtgggggagggggggagtgctcccattgggccatccccctattacaaaataacaaatcacctactgcataTACTcatataaaatgtaattttatagTCCTATAATCTGAGGTGTCTTGGTGGATTTGGTTCAGGAGATTTATGGTTCTTGGGTAGAAACTTCCTCAGTCTGGCAGCGTGGG
This window encodes:
- the LOC115814911 gene encoding olfactory receptor 2AT4-like: MFNSSITTVTEFIILGFPGLLPQYHGPVGALLFLIYLMLATGNVFIVMFVASERSLQKPTYLIFCNLAMSDLAFGTVTLPKVIARYWLSDRIISYSACFTQMFFVHFLGANNSLLMSLLALDRFIAICNPLRYPSLITNRSILKLCTISWVFTVVCMVVIVNGALSMPYCGPNIITQCYCDHTSITKLACADITRVKTFAFGIAMFVLMGPFTFIIFSYIFIIASVSKISSSEGRYKTFSTCSPQLMIICLYYLPRCVVYIYDMSVEINANIRIMLIMWYSLFPSVVNPVIYCFRTKEIKDILKRKIKTRLIAIK